AGGCCGACGCCTACTGGCGCGCTGAGAATTTCAAACAACCTGTACGCCGGCGCGAGCAGGATGACAAGGTGGCGGTTTACAAAGAGTACGGTTCGAGGATACTGGCCGGGACGGGTGCAACGCCGGAGCAGGCATTGCAGATGCTGGCCACGGCCTTCAGCAGGGGCTGGGTTTTCAAATCGTTCCCCGATTCCGTGCCCGCGTTAAAGCTGGTCAAGGAGAAAAAAATGATAACCGGCCTCATCTCCAATGTCGGACAGGAGATCGACTCGTACTGCCGGGAGCTTGGATTTGAGCCCTATCTCGATTACAAGGTCACCTCTTTCGAGGTCGGCTTCGATAAGCCCAGGCCGGAGATCTTCCAGCTGGCGCTGGACCGAGCGGGGGTCAGGTCGGACGAGTCCGTGTTTATCGGCGACGTCTATGAACAGGATATCGTGGGCGCCAGGGGAGTGGGCATGAAACCCATACTGATCAGCCGCAACGGCCTTGCTTCATACGATTGTATTGTGATCTCCGACCTTTCCCGCGTGCTTGATCATATATAAACCGCTTCTCACAGGCCCCTTAAGTACTCCGGCCGCAGCAGTGCGGGGTCTT
This genomic window from Dehalococcoidia bacterium contains:
- a CDS encoding HAD-IA family hydrolase; translated protein: MTAMIKAVFFDFFNTLAYFDPPREQTYSEIAIGLGIKASADMITAALPEADAYWRAENFKQPVRRREQDDKVAVYKEYGSRILAGTGATPEQALQMLATAFSRGWVFKSFPDSVPALKLVKEKKMITGLISNVGQEIDSYCRELGFEPYLDYKVTSFEVGFDKPRPEIFQLALDRAGVRSDESVFIGDVYEQDIVGARGVGMKPILISRNGLASYDCIVISDLSRVLDHI